One Microbacterium sp. W4I20 DNA window includes the following coding sequences:
- a CDS encoding exodeoxyribonuclease III, with translation MRLATWNVNSIRTRVARTVEFAVREDIDVLAMQEIKCKPEQFPYGPFEEAGYHVEVHGLNQWNGVAIASRLPVTDVRTAFDGMPGFAKGHEGPDAPLEARALGLMVGGVRVWSLYVPNGRSLDDPHLVYKLHWLEELRRSTAAELSANPELPLALVGDFNIIPFDHDNGDPDIVVGRSTHVSPAERDAFFAFADAGVTDVVRPLLPEGFTYWDYQRLKFPRNEGIRIDFVLGSRTFADAVTGASIHRNERKGEQPSDHVPVVVELDDQRLGAGGVEEDDDLPMIFS, from the coding sequence ATGCGCTTGGCCACCTGGAACGTCAACTCCATCCGCACCCGCGTCGCCCGCACCGTCGAGTTCGCCGTGCGCGAAGACATCGACGTGCTGGCGATGCAGGAGATCAAGTGCAAGCCCGAGCAGTTCCCGTACGGCCCGTTCGAAGAGGCCGGGTACCACGTCGAGGTGCACGGGCTGAATCAGTGGAACGGCGTCGCCATCGCGAGCCGGCTGCCGGTCACCGACGTGCGCACGGCGTTCGACGGGATGCCGGGCTTCGCGAAGGGCCATGAGGGTCCGGATGCTCCGCTCGAGGCGCGCGCGCTCGGCCTGATGGTCGGTGGGGTACGGGTGTGGAGCCTGTACGTGCCGAACGGCCGCTCGCTCGACGACCCGCACCTCGTCTACAAGCTGCACTGGCTGGAGGAGCTGCGGCGATCGACGGCGGCCGAGCTGTCGGCGAACCCCGAACTGCCGCTCGCCCTGGTCGGCGACTTCAACATCATCCCGTTCGATCACGACAACGGCGACCCCGACATCGTGGTCGGCCGCTCGACCCACGTGTCCCCAGCCGAGCGCGACGCGTTCTTCGCCTTCGCCGATGCCGGCGTGACGGATGTGGTGCGACCCCTGCTGCCCGAGGGATTCACCTACTGGGACTACCAGCGGCTGAAGTTCCCGCGCAACGAGGGCATCCGCATCGACTTCGTGCTCGGCTCGCGCACGTTCGCCGACGCCGTGACCGGCGCGTCGATCCACCGCAACGAGCGAAAGGGCGAGCAGCCCAGCGACCACGTGCCCGTGGTTGTCGAGCTCGACGACCAGCGTCTCGGAGCGGGCGGCGTGGAAGAAGACGACGACCTTCCGATGATCTTCTCCTGA
- a CDS encoding malate synthase G has protein sequence MTSYLTRADLSVAAPIVEFAEASLADAGRDREAFWAGVSAIVHELGPRNAQLLQRRDELQQRIDEYHRSNPGAPDPAAYRALLTEIGYLVPVPENVTVTTENVDPEIATMAGPQLVVPLLNARFALNAANARWGSLYDALYGTDAIDQTGDLAPGREFNSARAAAVVARGRDFLDDIAPLTEGSHRDVTRYVVDADGLAIQTPAGTRRLAALEGFVGFTGEADSPTAVLLRHHGLHAEIVIDREGAIGRTEEAGVQDILLESALTAILDLEDSVAAVDADDKALGYRNWRGFMDGTLTETVTKAGRTFTRELAADRTYRTAEGGELTLPGRAVLFVRNVGHLMRTDAVLDRDGEPTYEGILDAIMTALGSIPELKGPNRGRNSRTGSMYIVKPKMHGPEEVAFAAELFGRVEQLLGLPARTMKVGIMDEERRTSANLAAAIAAASDRVVFINTGFLDRTGDEIHTSLHAGPFLPKAGIKAQPFMAAYEDRNVAIGLAAGLDGRAQIGKGMWAEPDLMHDMLEKKIAHVRSGASTAWVPSPTAATLHALHYHQVDAFAVRETLPPVDERSLDLLLVPPLAAAEDLTAEIVADEIDNNVQSILGYVVRWIDQGIGVSKVPDIRGVGLMEDRATLRISSQLLANWLQHGVITEEQIDDSLRRLAPVVDAQNAGDAAYEPLAFPEGAQPGIAYTAARRLIVEGAAQPSGYTEPLLHGLRREKKAEQAAAV, from the coding sequence ATGACGTCGTATCTCACCCGTGCCGACCTCTCGGTGGCCGCCCCGATCGTGGAGTTCGCCGAAGCGTCGCTCGCCGATGCCGGGCGCGACCGCGAGGCGTTCTGGGCCGGCGTGAGTGCGATCGTCCACGAGCTCGGACCGCGCAACGCCCAGCTGCTGCAGCGACGCGACGAGCTCCAGCAGCGCATCGACGAGTACCACCGCTCGAACCCCGGCGCACCCGATCCTGCCGCCTACCGCGCACTGCTCACCGAGATCGGCTACCTCGTGCCCGTCCCGGAGAACGTGACCGTGACCACGGAGAACGTCGATCCCGAGATCGCCACGATGGCCGGCCCTCAGCTGGTCGTCCCGCTGCTGAACGCCCGCTTCGCCCTCAACGCCGCGAACGCCCGTTGGGGTTCGCTCTACGACGCGCTGTACGGCACCGATGCGATCGATCAGACCGGTGATCTCGCACCCGGCCGAGAGTTCAACTCCGCCCGCGCCGCCGCCGTCGTCGCCCGCGGTCGCGACTTCCTCGACGACATCGCCCCGCTCACCGAGGGTTCGCACCGCGACGTGACCCGCTACGTCGTCGATGCCGACGGACTGGCGATCCAGACCCCCGCTGGCACGCGTCGCCTCGCCGCGCTGGAGGGCTTCGTCGGCTTCACCGGAGAGGCCGACTCCCCCACCGCCGTACTGCTGCGCCACCACGGCCTGCACGCCGAGATCGTGATCGACCGCGAAGGCGCCATCGGCCGCACCGAAGAGGCCGGCGTCCAGGACATCCTGCTCGAGTCGGCGCTCACCGCGATCCTCGACCTGGAGGATTCCGTCGCCGCCGTCGACGCCGATGACAAGGCCCTCGGCTACCGCAACTGGCGCGGCTTCATGGACGGCACCCTCACCGAGACCGTGACCAAGGCCGGCCGCACCTTCACTCGCGAACTCGCCGCCGACCGCACGTACCGCACGGCCGAAGGCGGAGAGCTGACCCTGCCCGGTCGGGCCGTGCTGTTCGTGCGCAACGTCGGCCACCTGATGCGCACCGACGCCGTGCTCGACCGCGACGGCGAGCCGACCTACGAGGGCATCCTCGACGCGATCATGACCGCGCTCGGCAGCATCCCCGAGCTGAAGGGCCCCAACCGCGGCCGCAACTCGCGCACCGGTTCGATGTACATCGTGAAGCCGAAGATGCACGGCCCGGAAGAGGTCGCGTTCGCGGCCGAGCTGTTCGGGCGCGTGGAGCAGCTGCTCGGGTTGCCCGCGCGCACGATGAAGGTCGGGATCATGGATGAGGAGCGCCGCACCTCGGCGAACCTCGCGGCCGCCATCGCCGCGGCATCCGATCGGGTGGTGTTCATCAACACGGGATTCCTGGACCGCACCGGGGACGAGATCCACACGTCGCTGCACGCGGGGCCGTTCCTGCCGAAGGCCGGGATCAAGGCGCAGCCGTTCATGGCGGCGTACGAAGACCGCAACGTGGCGATCGGCCTCGCCGCGGGGCTCGACGGTCGCGCGCAGATCGGCAAGGGCATGTGGGCCGAGCCCGACCTGATGCACGACATGCTCGAGAAGAAGATCGCGCACGTGCGGTCGGGGGCGTCGACCGCCTGGGTCCCCTCCCCGACGGCCGCCACGCTGCACGCCCTGCACTACCACCAGGTCGACGCCTTCGCCGTGCGGGAGACGCTTCCCCCGGTCGACGAGCGCTCGCTGGATCTGCTCCTGGTCCCGCCGCTCGCCGCGGCGGAGGACCTCACCGCCGAGATCGTGGCCGACGAGATCGACAACAACGTGCAGTCGATCCTCGGCTACGTGGTGCGCTGGATCGATCAGGGCATCGGCGTCTCGAAGGTGCCGGACATCCGCGGCGTCGGCCTCATGGAGGACCGCGCGACGCTGCGCATCTCCAGTCAGCTGCTCGCCAACTGGCTGCAGCACGGGGTCATCACCGAGGAGCAGATCGACGACAGCCTGCGACGTCTGGCGCCGGTCGTCGACGCGCAGAACGCCGGCGACGCGGCGTACGAGCCACTGGCGTTCCCCGAGGGCGCTCAACCCGGCATCGCGTATACGGCCGCTCGCCGCCTGATCGTCGAGGGCGCCGCGCAGCCGAGCGGGTACACCGAACCACTGCTGCACGGGTTGCGCCGCGAGAAGAAGGCGGAGCAGGCGGCCGCTGTCTGA
- a CDS encoding heme-binding protein codes for MSTHRQIAAINYETALRAVAIAMEVGERDGVKTVVAVADPSMTLIAYGMSDGATPHSAETSRRKAATSASTRRRTGMIPEALSTTLPLGTGGALTTIDGGVPIFFDDVHVGGTGCGRRLSRPGC; via the coding sequence ATGTCTACCCACCGCCAGATCGCCGCGATCAACTACGAGACCGCCCTCCGGGCTGTCGCCATCGCCATGGAGGTGGGTGAGCGCGACGGAGTGAAGACGGTCGTCGCCGTCGCAGATCCCTCGATGACCCTCATCGCCTACGGCATGTCCGACGGGGCCACCCCGCACAGCGCCGAGACGAGCCGCCGCAAGGCCGCGACGTCGGCATCCACCCGTCGCCGCACCGGGATGATCCCGGAAGCTCTCAGCACCACCCTGCCTCTCGGCACCGGCGGCGCTCTCACGACGATCGACGGAGGCGTGCCGATCTTCTTCGACGACGTGCACGTCGGCGGGACTGGGTGTGGCCGGCGGCTCTCCCGTCCAGGATGCTGA
- the pyrE gene encoding orotate phosphoribosyltransferase, whose product MTALDADRQTLLDLIKDEAVFHGDFTLSSGKKATYYVDMRKLTLDHRAAPAIGRIMLDLIGDLDIVAVGGLTLGADPIANSVLHASVAADRPLDAFVVRKEPKDHGRGRQIEGADVKGRRVVVLEDTSTTGQSALKAVEALRREGAEIVAVAVIVDRKTGAQAAIEAEGLEWRAAFDLDDLGLDPQ is encoded by the coding sequence GTGACCGCACTCGACGCAGACCGTCAGACCCTCCTCGACCTGATCAAGGACGAGGCGGTGTTCCACGGCGACTTCACTCTCTCCAGTGGCAAGAAGGCGACGTACTACGTCGACATGCGCAAGCTCACCCTCGATCACCGGGCGGCCCCGGCCATCGGGCGCATCATGCTCGACCTCATCGGCGACCTCGACATCGTCGCCGTCGGCGGCCTGACGCTCGGCGCCGACCCCATCGCGAACTCGGTGCTGCACGCGTCGGTCGCCGCCGATCGGCCGCTCGACGCGTTCGTCGTGCGCAAGGAGCCGAAGGACCACGGTCGCGGTCGCCAGATCGAGGGTGCCGACGTCAAGGGCAGGCGCGTCGTCGTGCTGGAGGACACCTCCACCACCGGTCAGTCCGCGCTCAAGGCCGTCGAGGCGCTGCGCCGAGAGGGGGCGGAGATCGTCGCCGTCGCCGTGATCGTCGACCGCAAGACCGGCGCCCAGGCTGCCATCGAAGCCGAGGGGCTCGAGTGGCGCGCGGCCTTCGACCTCGACGACCTCGGACTCGACCCGCAGTGA
- a CDS encoding ROK family protein encodes MTRYALAVDVGGTKMEAALVAEDGAVVDGSRSRQATGREATFDSLTVAVQAIVAHALAALPEGSEIVGAGAGSAGPIDRTAGAIMPVNMPLARGFGLAEAVHAAASAVLGRDVPTVLGHDGGALALAESWLGATKDAGASLSIVVSTGIGGGFVVNGAYIPGATGNAGHLGQVRREGGLTLEEIASGPASAAWAQQQGWSGATGEDLARDAAAGVAVARAAIERSAKAVGEALADAATLVDLDTVAIGGGFSRVSPDYIDLVQQALTASAAHEYSRRARVVRSGLGDEGPLIGAAALVLR; translated from the coding sequence GTGACCCGCTACGCCCTGGCCGTCGACGTGGGCGGCACGAAGATGGAGGCCGCGCTGGTCGCGGAAGACGGCGCTGTCGTCGATGGCAGTCGCAGCAGGCAGGCGACGGGCCGCGAGGCGACGTTCGATTCGCTGACCGTCGCCGTGCAGGCGATCGTGGCGCATGCGCTCGCCGCGCTCCCGGAAGGATCCGAGATCGTCGGTGCCGGAGCGGGGAGCGCGGGGCCCATCGACCGCACGGCGGGCGCGATCATGCCCGTGAACATGCCTCTCGCTCGCGGCTTCGGTCTCGCAGAAGCCGTGCACGCTGCGGCATCCGCTGTTCTGGGTCGAGACGTGCCCACGGTGCTCGGGCACGACGGCGGTGCGCTCGCGCTCGCCGAATCGTGGCTCGGCGCCACGAAGGATGCTGGTGCCTCGCTCTCGATCGTCGTCTCCACCGGAATCGGTGGCGGCTTCGTCGTGAACGGCGCGTACATCCCGGGTGCGACCGGCAATGCCGGCCACCTGGGTCAGGTGCGTCGTGAGGGCGGCCTGACGCTCGAGGAGATCGCGTCCGGACCCGCGAGTGCCGCCTGGGCGCAGCAGCAGGGCTGGAGCGGCGCGACCGGGGAGGATCTTGCTCGGGACGCCGCGGCGGGCGTCGCGGTCGCACGCGCTGCGATCGAGCGTTCGGCGAAGGCCGTCGGCGAGGCGCTGGCGGATGCTGCGACGCTGGTCGACCTCGACACGGTCGCCATCGGTGGAGGATTCTCCCGAGTCTCGCCGGACTACATCGACCTGGTTCAGCAGGCCCTCACCGCGAGCGCCGCGCACGAGTATTCGCGTCGGGCCCGCGTGGTGCGCTCCGGACTGGGCGACGAAGGACCCCTGATCGGAGCCGCTGCGCTCGTGCTTCGGTAG
- a CDS encoding YdeI family protein has protein sequence MGALDDGERVRAADAAAWRSWLDANHERAAGVWLLSVRGNARDGVGYEDAVRQALCFGWIDGPVRTFDDQTVGQWFSPRRPASGWAATNKARIIDLERDGQLAPAGIRVIEVAKANGSWTVLDGPEAGIEPDEFAAALDAVPAARTNWDLFPKSVKKLGLTHIAIAKRPETRSARIAKIVADAAEGKRP, from the coding sequence ATGGGTGCGCTTGACGACGGTGAGCGGGTCAGAGCGGCGGATGCCGCGGCCTGGCGTTCCTGGCTCGATGCGAACCACGAGCGTGCCGCCGGAGTCTGGCTGCTGAGCGTGCGCGGCAACGCCCGCGACGGCGTCGGCTACGAGGATGCCGTGCGCCAGGCGCTCTGCTTCGGCTGGATCGACGGCCCCGTGCGCACCTTCGACGACCAGACAGTGGGGCAGTGGTTCTCACCTCGGCGTCCGGCGAGCGGATGGGCAGCGACGAACAAGGCGCGGATCATCGACCTCGAGCGCGACGGACAGCTCGCGCCGGCCGGCATCCGCGTGATCGAGGTCGCCAAGGCCAATGGATCGTGGACCGTGCTCGACGGACCGGAGGCGGGGATCGAGCCCGACGAGTTCGCCGCCGCGCTCGACGCTGTTCCTGCCGCACGGACGAACTGGGACCTGTTCCCGAAGTCGGTCAAAAAGCTCGGACTCACACACATAGCAATTGCGAAGCGCCCCGAGACCCGATCGGCCCGCATCGCGAAGATCGTGGCGGATGCCGCGGAAGGGAAGCGCCCATGA
- a CDS encoding HAD-IIA family hydrolase, whose translation MAQRDDIECWLTDMDGVLVHENDAIPGASELLAGWEKAGIPYLVLTNNSIFTARDLSARLRTSGLHVPEERIWTSALATASFLQQQLPGGSAFVIGEAGILTALHDAGFIMTETNPDFVVVGETRNYSFEAITKAIRLIIGGARFIVTNPDATGPSADGPLPATGAIAALITKATGKEPYVVGKPNPMMFRSALNKIGAHSKRTGMIGDRMDTDVVAGIEAGLHTILVLTGISDQAEIEKYPFRPDEIVQSVADLLPRITETINTVKTK comes from the coding sequence ATGGCACAACGAGACGACATCGAATGCTGGCTCACCGACATGGACGGCGTGCTCGTCCATGAGAACGACGCCATCCCCGGAGCATCCGAGCTGCTGGCCGGATGGGAGAAGGCCGGCATCCCGTATCTGGTGCTCACGAACAACTCGATCTTCACGGCGCGCGACCTCTCGGCCCGCCTCCGCACCAGCGGTCTGCACGTGCCGGAGGAGCGCATCTGGACCTCGGCGCTCGCGACCGCCTCGTTCCTGCAGCAGCAGCTTCCCGGCGGCTCGGCGTTCGTGATCGGCGAGGCCGGCATCCTCACAGCCCTGCACGACGCCGGCTTCATCATGACCGAGACGAACCCCGACTTCGTCGTCGTCGGCGAGACCCGCAACTACTCCTTCGAGGCGATCACGAAGGCGATCCGCCTGATCATCGGCGGCGCGCGCTTCATCGTCACGAACCCGGATGCCACGGGCCCGAGCGCCGACGGACCGCTGCCGGCGACTGGCGCCATCGCCGCGCTGATCACGAAGGCCACCGGCAAGGAGCCGTACGTCGTCGGCAAGCCGAACCCGATGATGTTCCGCTCCGCCCTCAACAAGATCGGCGCGCACTCCAAGCGCACCGGCATGATCGGCGATCGCATGGACACCGACGTCGTCGCCGGCATCGAGGCGGGCCTCCACACGATCCTCGTGCTCACCGGCATCAGCGACCAGGCCGAGATCGAGAAGTACCCGTTCCGGCCCGACGAGATCGTGCAGTCCGTGGCTGACCTGCTGCCGCGCATCACCGAGACGATCAACACGGTGAAGACGAAGTGA